In Tubulanus polymorphus chromosome 2, tnTubPoly1.2, whole genome shotgun sequence, a single window of DNA contains:
- the LOC141898651 gene encoding uncharacterized protein LOC141898651 isoform X5 → MAIQTACGIFKCHRTEMLSLEIFVISVILLAVHLPGIDSRKIGDAIETEGVCVDPETGEGTSGFDFISAFKLDTTRIVGVKKVVGSNYLQTAFRVSRKALLRIPSRTMFPRGLPTSFAFVSTFRMSGRARKDIWDLIRIENSLQQTQFAVKLDGSRKVVELLVLDLWGEIQTLSYSVDSKMFDRKWHKIQLLVTSDTVTFYLDCTLVHSLPLRSRRNIAVDGYIDIGTRVEETRKHVQFELQWMVLKCDVSDKGLERCSELPTAHGQCPVMCPAGPPGPPGKQGSQGPPGPNGLKGLAGLPGLQGQKGNTGMPGRDGLKGQDGAPGVPGPIGPPGKQGIGGQPGKNGLDGAVGPYGFPGLKGEPGPVGQFGPRGLKGDKGDIGPVGPAGSVGPVGPPGPTISTEGTVVDGPKGEPGLPGPKGGRGFDGAPGLPGIKGEQGIKGDSGSDGLVGPRGHRGIKGEPGMPGLAKMDNKTLSNLAETLSGRVGTRNLTAIKGQKGERGPAGFPGDIGPKGSAGLDGANGVKGDQGQKGEQGEVGLEGQPGLAGNPGPRGYSGIDGINGQQGPQGIPGPVGPKGDQGPPGPSGVVSDNMVRELMTKSDIVVKGPPGPVGPAGSRGIAGPRGPEGARGERGLTGLPGPDGRDGRNGEPGDPGPPGFPGPTGRKGPKGDRGIYGPKGAVGFPGRPGFRGPRGLPGAKGDIGDPGRTGPPGIAGPKGARGLIGPRGSLGPRGFTGRAGPPGPPGPPGEATTKAFEGGPVEDAAAHTAGAQGVLTLNTRNNYLRGPEGQRGLPGNPGQPGARGPQGDTGPPGAPGNSGPPGPTGLPGSPGPQGLAGQPGMPGMPGRPGRDSYTYRTQNRRNYYSKFPDSSSNDTKGRSPSVEEIRKICYEILKEQAGDIIRGLRGPRGPVGYGRPGPQGPPGDPGQPGVIGPNGLQGEPGMIGPPGPTGPPGDRGVPGPQGERGFRGQRGRSTLGPVGPPGLPDDKKRS, encoded by the exons ATGGCCATTCAAACAGCTTGCGGGATTTTCAAGTGTCATCG AACAGAAATGTTGAGCCTGGAAATATTCGTTATATCTGTGATTCTGCTTGCCGTCCATTTACCAGGGATTGACTCTCGTAAAATAG GAGATGCTATAGAAACTGAAGGGGTGTGTGTAGACCCTGAGACCGGTGAAGGAACTTCAG GATTCGACTTCATATCAGCGTTCAAATTAGACACAACACGAATCGTCGGCGTGAAGAAAGTTGTCGGGTCGAATTATTTACAAACCGCTTTCAGAGTCAGTAGAAAGGCGCTGCTGAGAATTCCATCGAG AACAATGTTCCCTAGAGGACTCCCTACATCATTTGCCTTCGTAAGCACATTTCGCATGAGCGGTAGGGCAAGAAAGGACATTTGGGATTTGATAAGGATCGAGAACTCTTTGCAGCAAACACAGTTTGCCGTGAAACTCGACGGAAGTCGAAAAGTTGTCGAATTGCTTGTTTTGGATTTATGGGGAGAAATCCAAACACTGAGCTATTCCGTGGATTCTAAA ATGTTCGACCGTAAGTGGCATAAAATACAACTACTGGTGACGTCAGATACAGTAACGTTTTATCTGGATTGTACGTTAGTTCATTCGTTACCGCTGAGATCGAGACGAAACATCGCCGTAGATGGATACATCGATATAGGAACGCGAGTCGAAGAAACCAGAAAACACGTTCAG TTTGAACTGCAGTGGATGGTTCTCAAGTGCGATGTCTCAGATAAAGGTCTCGAAAGGTGCAGCGAATTACCA aCGGCCCATGGACAATGCCCAGTCATGTGTCCAGCTGGCCCTCCTGGACCACCAGGGAAACAG GGTTCACAAGGACCTCCAGGCCCGAATGGTTTGAAGGGTCTCGCGGGGTTACCTGGATTACAAGGTCAGAAAGGAAATACTGGGATGCCCGGAAGAGATGGTCTAAAA GGACAGGATGGTGCACCCGGTGTTCCTGGACCAATCGGACCCCCAGGAAAACAAGGCATAGGGGGACAGCCG GGTAAAAATGGTTTGGATGGTGCTGTAGGACCGTATGGATTTCCTGGATTAAAG GGTGAACCTGGACCTGTAGGGCAATTCGGCCCGAGGGGACTAAAG ggCGATAAAGGAGATATAGGGCCTGTTGGGCCTGCTGGGTCTGTTGGGCCTGTCGGGCCACCAGGACCAACCATATCTACT GAGGGCACTGTGGTTGATGGCCCGAAAGGAGAACCAGGTCTACCGGGACCAAAG GGTGGACGCGGGTTCGACGGAGCGCCTGGTTTACCAGGGATAAAG ggTGAACAAGGAATAAAG GGTGATTCTGGTTCTGATGGTCTGGTAGGACCGCGTGGCCATCGCGGTATCAAA GGTGAACCCGGGATGCCTGGTCTCGCAAAAATGGACAATAAAACTTTGTCAAATCTGGCG GAGACTTTGAGTGGAAGAGTAGGAACACGAAACCTAACGGCAATCAAAGGACAGAAG GGTGAGAGAGGACCTGCCGGTTTTCCGGGGGATATCGGACCAAAAGGATCTGCG ggtTTGGATGGTGCAAATGGGGTGAAAGGTGACCAG GGTCAGAAGGGTGAACAAGGAGAAGTTGGTCTTGAAGGACAACCAGGCCTAGCT GGGAATCCCGGTCCGAGAGGTTATTCAGGAATAGATGGAATCAATGGTCAACAG GGACCTCAGGGTATTCCAGGACCTGTCGGGCCGAAAGGAGACCAA GGGCCGCCAGGACCAAGTGGAGTTGTAAGCGATAATATGGTGAGGGAGCTAATGACTAAATCGGATATAGTCGTTAAG GGCCCACCGGGACCGGTTGGACCGGCTGGATCAAGAGGTATCGCTGGACCCCGAGGGCCCGAAGGAGCACGTGGGGAGCGAGGACTCACTGGTTTACCAGGACCTGACGGGCGAGAc gGTCGCAACGGTGAACCAGGAGATCCAGGTCCGCCAGGATTCCCA GGACCAACTGGTCGAAAAGGTCCGAAAGGAGATCGCGGAATTTATGGTCCGAAG GGTGCCGTTGGATTCCCAGGACGGCCCGGGTTTAGAGGACCCCGCGGATTGCCT GGAGCGAAAGGCGATATAGGTGACCCAGGACGGACAGGTCCACCCGGCATAGCGGGACCGAAG GGTGCGCGTGGATTGATTGGGCCGCGAGGAAGTCTCGGACCGCGTGGTTTTACCGGTAGAGCTGGGCCACCG GGCCCACCAGGACCGCCAGGAGAGGCTACGACAAAG GCATTCGAAGGAGGGCCAGTAGAAGACGCGGCTGCTCATACTGCAGGTGCTCAGGGTGTCTTAACTTTAAATACCAGAAATAACTATTTACGAGGACCAGAA GGACAGCGTGGACTCCCAGGAAATCCTGGACAG CCTGGGGCGCGTGGACCTCAAGGAGACACCGGTCCACCCGGAGCACCGGGTAATTCAGGACCACCCGGACCGACTGGTCTACCCGGATCACCAGGACCACAGGGACTCGCTGGACAACCAGGAATGCCTGGAATGCCAGGAAGACCG GGACGCGATTCATACACTTACAGAACCCAAAATCGTAGAAACTATTACTCAAAATTCCCAGACTCTTCCTCAAACGATACTAAG GGCCGATCTCCAAGCGTTGAAGAAATTAGGAAAATCTGCTACGAAATTCTGAAAG AACAAGCAGGGGACATCATTCGGGGACTCCGAGGTCCTAGAGGTCCGGTAGGATACGGCAGACCGGGCCCGCAAGGACCTCCCGGTGATCCAGGCCAGCCAG GGGTCATCGGACCGAATGGTTTACAGGGGGAACCAGGAATGATAGGACCTCCCGGACCAACCGGACCGCCCGGAGACAGAGGAGTGCCCG GACCGCAGGGAGAGAGGGGGTTTAGAGGACAGCGAGGACGATCAACACTAGGTCCTGTAGGTCCTCCAGGCCTACCGG ACGACAAAAAGAG GTCCTAG